Proteins encoded in a region of the Zea mays cultivar B73 chromosome 2, Zm-B73-REFERENCE-NAM-5.0, whole genome shotgun sequence genome:
- the LOC103648067 gene encoding uncharacterized protein isoform X2, with product MASSSKQNAAVAAISVALLLTSHLAVAVAVAAGAEAGGVAPLNTCETPIAWAPCFGKTWVCVPLCLGLHYTGGFCQQEQMSEGDAGAEPAIIGGAICVCTKQCLLDVEAVQGAPAPSQPPVAEPPRGMRGVGMLN from the exons ATGGCGTCGTCCAGCAAGCAGAACGCCGCGGTGGCCGCCATCTCCGTCGCCCTGCTCCTCACTTCGCATC TCGCAGTCGCAGTCGCAGTCGCAGCTGGAGCAGAAGCGGGAGGAGTAGCGCCGTTGAACACATGCGAAACGCCGATCGCCTGGGCTCCCTGCTTCGGCAAGACCTGGGTCTGCGTTCCCCTCTGCCTTGGACTGCACTACACCGGCGGTTTCTGCCAGCAGGAGCAGATGAGCGAGGGAGACGCCGGCGCCGAGCCTGCTATAATCGGAGGCGCCATCTGCGTGTGCACCAAGCAGTGTCTTTTGGATGTGGAGGCGGTGCAAGGTGCACCGGCACCGTCGCAGCCGCCCGTCGCCGAGCCTCCGCGGGGGATGCGTGGGGTTGGGATGCTCAACTGA
- the LOC103648067 gene encoding uncharacterized protein isoform X1, translating into MASSSKQNAAVAAISVALLLTSHRITVVAVAVAVAVAAGAEAGGVAPLNTCETPIAWAPCFGKTWVCVPLCLGLHYTGGFCQQEQMSEGDAGAEPAIIGGAICVCTKQCLLDVEAVQGAPAPSQPPVAEPPRGMRGVGMLN; encoded by the exons ATGGCGTCGTCCAGCAAGCAGAACGCCGCGGTGGCCGCCATCTCCGTCGCCCTGCTCCTCACTTCGCATC GGATTACGGTGGTTGCAGTCGCAGTCGCAGTCGCAGTCGCAGCTGGAGCAGAAGCGGGAGGAGTAGCGCCGTTGAACACATGCGAAACGCCGATCGCCTGGGCTCCCTGCTTCGGCAAGACCTGGGTCTGCGTTCCCCTCTGCCTTGGACTGCACTACACCGGCGGTTTCTGCCAGCAGGAGCAGATGAGCGAGGGAGACGCCGGCGCCGAGCCTGCTATAATCGGAGGCGCCATCTGCGTGTGCACCAAGCAGTGTCTTTTGGATGTGGAGGCGGTGCAAGGTGCACCGGCACCGTCGCAGCCGCCCGTCGCCGAGCCTCCGCGGGGGATGCGTGGGGTTGGGATGCTCAACTGA